A genomic window from Winogradskyella sp. J14-2 includes:
- a CDS encoding 3'-5' exonuclease family protein, whose translation MYAILDIETTGGKYNEEGITEIAIYRYDGHKVTDQFISLVNPEREIQPFVVNLTGINSNMLKNAPKFYEVAKRIVEITEDCIIVAHNSDFDYRILKTEFRRLGFPFKRKTLCTVELSQQLIPNMESYSLGKLTRALGIPVSDRHRANGDALATVKLFKMLLSKDSDKKIIKQAVKVEQKSKLAPNLKEIIEALPSETGVYYIHDANGDIIYIGKSNNIRKRITQHFTNKNSKSKKIQVNVVAVSYERTGSELVALLKESEEIKANKPMLNRALKRNQFTQGLYSFTDDNGYVNLRIFPIRKNEKPITTFANRKSGISFINKMVETYQLCTKLCGLEKTKSSCFNYGIEECEGACIQKESPEDYNKRVNVVIAKNTYDNKDMAIIDRGRYIDEKSVILIENGVFKGLGFFDLNHQINNREILKSIITPMQNNRDTQHIIQSYMRKNKRLKVIEL comes from the coding sequence ATTTACGCAATACTAGACATAGAAACTACTGGCGGAAAGTATAATGAAGAAGGCATTACTGAGATTGCTATTTACCGTTATGATGGTCATAAAGTAACCGATCAGTTCATTTCTCTTGTAAACCCTGAGCGCGAAATTCAACCTTTTGTGGTTAATCTTACTGGTATTAATTCTAACATGCTCAAAAATGCGCCTAAATTCTATGAGGTAGCAAAACGTATTGTTGAAATTACAGAAGATTGTATTATTGTAGCACATAATTCAGATTTTGATTATCGCATCTTAAAAACTGAATTTAGGCGTTTAGGCTTTCCCTTTAAGCGTAAAACATTATGTACAGTAGAATTGTCTCAACAGCTTATTCCAAATATGGAATCTTATAGCTTGGGTAAATTAACCAGAGCTTTAGGAATTCCTGTAAGTGACAGACATAGAGCTAATGGTGATGCTTTAGCAACTGTAAAATTGTTTAAAATGTTGCTTAGTAAAGACTCTGATAAAAAGATTATTAAGCAAGCTGTAAAAGTTGAACAAAAATCTAAGTTAGCACCAAACCTAAAAGAGATTATCGAAGCGTTACCGAGTGAGACAGGTGTTTACTACATTCATGATGCCAATGGTGATATTATTTATATTGGCAAGAGTAATAACATAAGAAAACGTATAACACAACATTTTACTAATAAAAATTCAAAATCAAAAAAAATTCAGGTTAATGTCGTTGCCGTTAGCTATGAAAGAACAGGAAGTGAACTTGTAGCACTCCTCAAGGAAAGTGAGGAAATAAAAGCTAATAAACCTATGTTAAACAGAGCACTAAAGCGCAATCAATTTACGCAAGGACTTTATAGCTTTACAGATGATAACGGTTATGTAAACCTTCGCATTTTTCCCATTAGGAAAAACGAAAAGCCTATAACCACCTTTGCGAATAGAAAAAGTGGTATTTCGTTTATAAACAAAATGGTTGAAACTTACCAGCTATGCACTAAACTTTGTGGTTTAGAAAAAACTAAATCTAGTTGCTTTAATTATGGTATAGAAGAATGCGAAGGTGCGTGCATACAAAAAGAATCACCAGAAGATTATAATAAAAGAGTTAATGTTGTAATTGCAAAAAACACCTACGACAATAAAGACATGGCTATTATCGATAGAGGAAGGTACATTGATGAAAAAAGTGTCATCTTAATAGAAAATGGTGTGTTTAAAGGTCTTGGGTTTTTTGATTTGAATCATCAAATTAATAATAGAGAAATATTAAAATCGATAATAACACCAATGCAGAATAACAGAGATACGCAGCATATAATTCAAAGTTACATGCGCAAAAATAAGCGCCTTAAAGTTATAGAATTATAA
- a CDS encoding YggS family pyridoxal phosphate-dependent enzyme has translation MSIKDNLQNIKSSIPEHVTLVAVSKTKPVSDLMEAYDAGQRIFGENKIQEMAEKYEQMPKDVQWHMIGHVQRNKVKYMAEFVSLIHGIDSFKLLKEINKQAKKYDRVIDCLLQIKIADEDSKFGMSANDATTLLYSDEFSELKNIKIVGLMGMATFTDNMTQVENEFRFLKTTFDQLKTQNSKLKILSMGMSGDYKLAIECGSTMIRVGSSIFGARNYQ, from the coding sequence ATGAGTATTAAAGACAACCTTCAAAACATAAAATCTAGCATACCAGAACATGTTACTCTAGTTGCGGTTTCTAAAACCAAACCTGTTAGTGATTTAATGGAAGCTTATGATGCTGGTCAACGAATTTTTGGCGAAAACAAAATTCAGGAAATGGCTGAAAAGTATGAACAAATGCCAAAAGATGTACAATGGCATATGATTGGCCATGTACAACGTAACAAAGTGAAATACATGGCTGAGTTTGTCAGCTTAATTCACGGTATTGACAGCTTTAAACTTCTAAAAGAAATTAATAAACAGGCTAAAAAGTACGATAGAGTCATCGACTGTTTGCTTCAAATAAAAATTGCTGATGAGGATAGTAAATTCGGCATGTCTGCAAATGATGCTACTACCCTTTTATATTCAGATGAATTTTCAGAATTAAAAAACATTAAAATTGTTGGTCTCATGGGAATGGCAACATTTACAGATAATATGACACAAGTAGAAAACGAATTTAGATTTCTAAAAACTACTTTTGACCAGCTTAAAACTCAGAACTCAAAACTCAAAATTTTAAGTATGGGCATGAGTGGCGATTATAAACTGGCAATAGAATGTGGCAGTACTATGATACGCGTAGGAAGTAGTATCTTTGGCGCAAGAAATTATCAGTAA
- a CDS encoding ion transporter, whose protein sequence is MEHKNKHTWKTRLHEIIYEADTPAGKLFDVILLIAILASIIFVMLESVSSIDAKYHTILNVGEWIITILFTVEYIVRIITVNKPLKYITSFYGIIDLLSTIPKYLSFFFVGSQALITLRALRLLRVFRILKLARYLGASNQLKDSIIASRVKILVFLFAVLVSSVIFGTIMYLVEGEENGFSNIPKSVYWCIVTLTTVGFGDIAPQTALGQFITTIIMILGYGIIAVPTGIVSAEYARSVNKSAKNEEEKELNSPYKAQQAVHTNSQCCINCLAQKHQDDAVFCHKCGCKLHHD, encoded by the coding sequence GTGGAACATAAGAACAAACATACCTGGAAAACCAGACTTCACGAAATAATTTATGAAGCAGACACACCTGCCGGAAAATTATTTGATGTTATACTACTCATAGCAATACTTGCCAGTATTATATTCGTTATGCTAGAGAGTGTAAGTAGTATTGATGCTAAATACCATACTATCTTAAATGTTGGCGAGTGGATAATTACTATTCTATTTACTGTAGAATATATTGTAAGAATTATCACCGTAAATAAACCCCTTAAATATATAACCAGTTTTTATGGTATTATAGATTTACTCTCAACCATACCAAAATATTTATCATTTTTCTTTGTTGGTTCTCAAGCCTTAATAACCTTACGTGCATTACGTCTATTAAGAGTGTTTAGGATCTTAAAATTGGCGCGCTACCTAGGAGCTTCAAATCAGCTTAAAGATTCTATTATTGCAAGTCGTGTAAAAATATTGGTTTTTCTTTTTGCGGTGTTAGTCTCCTCAGTAATATTTGGTACAATTATGTATTTGGTAGAGGGTGAAGAAAACGGTTTCAGTAATATCCCTAAGAGTGTATATTGGTGTATTGTAACACTAACTACAGTTGGTTTTGGTGATATTGCTCCGCAGACCGCTTTGGGACAATTTATTACAACCATAATAATGATTTTAGGTTATGGCATTATCGCTGTACCAACAGGTATTGTATCTGCAGAATATGCAAGAAGCGTCAACAAATCTGCCAAGAATGAAGAAGAAAAAGAACTCAATAGTCCTTACAAAGCCCAACAAGCTGTGCATACAAACTCACAATGCTGCATTAATTGCTTAGCCCAAAAGCATCAGGATGATGCTGTTTTTTGCCATAAATGTGGATGCAAACTTCATCATGACTAA
- a CDS encoding sensor histidine kinase has translation MSKKLFILLVVLMSLSLIGIIFVQSFFINNSLENEKDNFSRSVTRALSFVSRDIQDYEIRKFYGLIQPYIANNRAPDSTAIRQLYITTEDIVNDQTIIHRNTILEERFKVPSLFFEIDTDSIDISNFTSERTTEYFDRTILDGNLGIKPTKTLVEFSHLPDIDKKAYEDTFKTFLREVPIYKRVTALQVETLLKRHLKDEGIDIDFEFAIYDDDLATKVQTRNFEKNNAFLGVPIFLDTNNESSYRLYVDFPERKRFLLSSILKMIVLSIIFTGVIILAYSSAIYQLIRQRQISQIKTDFINNMTHEFKTPIATINLALDAIKNPKIIADQDKVKRYLGMIKDENKRMHAQVENVLRISKLEKNELNISKERLELHDLVEDAITHIELIVEDRQGYVKTHLNADKTSVLANESHFTNVIVNILDNAVKYSDDEPKIDVYTENAGNNVILKIADQGNGMSKQVAKRVFEKFYREHTGNVHNVKGHGLGLAYVKRIVDDHQGHISVESEKGKGSTFIIKLPLIS, from the coding sequence ATGAGTAAAAAACTATTCATCTTATTGGTGGTTTTAATGAGCCTATCGCTCATAGGTATAATTTTTGTTCAATCTTTTTTCATAAACAATAGTTTAGAAAACGAAAAAGATAACTTTTCGCGAAGTGTAACAAGAGCACTAAGTTTTGTGTCTAGAGACATTCAAGATTACGAAATTAGAAAGTTTTATGGTCTAATTCAGCCTTATATTGCAAATAATAGAGCGCCAGATTCTACCGCCATAAGACAACTCTATATTACGACCGAGGATATAGTAAATGACCAAACTATAATTCACCGTAATACCATTTTAGAAGAACGCTTTAAAGTGCCTTCTTTGTTCTTTGAAATTGATACAGACAGTATAGATATAAGTAACTTTACTAGCGAACGTACAACCGAATATTTTGATAGGACCATATTAGACGGCAATCTTGGTATAAAACCTACTAAAACTCTGGTAGAGTTTTCTCACCTTCCAGATATTGATAAAAAGGCCTATGAAGACACTTTTAAAACGTTTCTAAGAGAGGTGCCAATTTATAAAAGAGTAACAGCCTTACAAGTTGAAACGTTGCTAAAAAGACACCTTAAGGATGAAGGCATAGATATAGATTTTGAATTTGCCATATATGATGACGATTTAGCAACAAAAGTGCAAACCAGAAACTTTGAAAAAAATAATGCCTTTTTAGGAGTGCCCATTTTTTTAGACACTAACAATGAAAGTAGTTACAGGCTCTATGTAGATTTCCCAGAAAGAAAGCGGTTTTTATTATCTTCAATATTAAAGATGATTGTATTATCAATAATATTTACAGGTGTTATAATTCTTGCCTATTCTAGTGCCATCTATCAATTAATAAGACAACGTCAGATATCGCAGATAAAAACAGATTTTATCAATAACATGACGCACGAGTTTAAAACACCAATAGCTACAATAAATTTAGCTTTAGATGCTATTAAAAATCCAAAAATAATTGCTGATCAAGATAAAGTGAAGCGTTATTTAGGAATGATAAAGGACGAAAATAAACGTATGCATGCGCAAGTAGAAAATGTATTGCGTATATCTAAATTAGAAAAGAACGAACTTAACATAAGTAAGGAACGATTAGAGTTACACGACTTAGTTGAAGATGCAATTACACACATTGAGTTAATTGTAGAAGATAGGCAAGGCTACGTAAAAACCCACCTTAATGCAGATAAAACTTCGGTTTTAGCAAACGAGTCGCACTTTACAAATGTTATAGTTAATATTCTAGATAATGCTGTTAAGTATTCAGATGATGAGCCAAAAATAGACGTCTACACAGAAAATGCTGGTAATAACGTTATTCTAAAAATTGCCGATCAAGGTAATGGGATGTCTAAGCAAGTGGCCAAGCGTGTGTTTGAAAAATTTTACAGAGAGCATACAGGAAATGTACATAATGTAAAAGGACATGGGTTAGGTTTAGCCTACGTAAAACGAATAGTAGATGATCATCAAGGTCATATATCAGTAGAAAGTGAAAAAGGAAAAGGCAGTACTTTTATAATAAAGCTGCCGTTAATATCATAA
- the miaA gene encoding tRNA (adenosine(37)-N6)-dimethylallyltransferase MiaA, which yields MTKILISIVGPTAIGKTALSIKLAQHFNTEIISADSRQFFKEMTVGTAVPSTEELNTTKHHFIQHISIKDNYSVGDFERDAISKIESIHKNNDIAIMVGGSGLYVKAVTKGLDHFPDVDKHIRTELNKRLINEGIETLQKQLKSLDFKAYQSIAIDNPQRIIRALEVCIGSGQPYSSFLTKTEKTRPFKVVTIGLSAVRSIIYDRINQRVDIMVNEGLIEEAKELLPNKHLNALNTVGYKELFNYFEGEWTLDFAISEIKKNTRRFAKRQLTWFKKDETIQWFDYTTDINNIINYLEKQS from the coding sequence ATGACTAAAATCCTTATTTCTATAGTTGGCCCTACTGCCATTGGTAAAACAGCACTTAGTATAAAGCTAGCACAGCATTTTAATACAGAAATTATATCAGCTGATTCTCGTCAGTTTTTTAAAGAAATGACTGTTGGAACTGCTGTACCTTCTACTGAGGAGTTAAATACGACAAAACATCATTTTATTCAACATATATCAATAAAAGACAATTACAGTGTTGGGGATTTTGAACGTGATGCAATCTCAAAAATTGAATCCATTCATAAAAATAATGATATAGCGATAATGGTTGGTGGCTCTGGTCTTTACGTAAAAGCTGTAACCAAAGGACTAGATCACTTTCCTGATGTAGACAAACATATTCGTACTGAGTTAAACAAACGATTGATAAATGAGGGTATTGAAACACTTCAAAAGCAATTAAAGTCATTAGATTTTAAGGCTTATCAATCAATTGCTATAGATAATCCACAACGCATAATTCGTGCTTTAGAAGTTTGTATAGGTTCTGGTCAGCCCTATTCTTCGTTTTTAACAAAAACTGAAAAAACGAGACCTTTTAAGGTTGTTACTATTGGGTTAAGCGCTGTCCGATCTATTATCTATGATAGAATTAACCAGCGTGTAGATATAATGGTAAATGAAGGATTAATTGAAGAAGCAAAAGAACTTTTACCAAATAAGCACCTAAATGCTCTTAATACGGTTGGTTACAAAGAACTTTTTAATTATTTTGAAGGAGAATGGACGCTAGATTTTGCAATTTCAGAAATAAAGAAAAACACCAGACGATTTGCAAAGCGCCAGCTCACTTGGTTTAAAAAAGATGAGACAATACAATGGTTTGATTACACTACAGATATAAATAATATCATCAACTATTTAGAAAAACAATCATAA
- the coaE gene encoding dephospho-CoA kinase (Dephospho-CoA kinase (CoaE) performs the final step in coenzyme A biosynthesis.), translating into MIIVGITGGVGSGKTTIAKWFQSQGVPVYIADKEAKALMNRSKVIKRKLTALFGENAYENGILNREYLASKIFSDKTLLSQMNAVVHPKVASHFKRWLKKQDTPYVIKEAAIIFENSLEHQYDYIITVIADKNLRIERVMQRDNTSKEKVESIIRNQLSDEDKIKKSHFVIKNNNLEEAQKQAQDIHQTLLQKTKQQ; encoded by the coding sequence ATGATTATAGTTGGTATAACAGGTGGTGTAGGAAGTGGTAAAACAACCATAGCTAAATGGTTTCAATCTCAAGGAGTACCTGTGTATATTGCAGATAAAGAAGCTAAAGCTTTAATGAACAGGTCTAAAGTTATAAAACGAAAGCTTACAGCACTTTTTGGTGAAAATGCATATGAAAATGGGATTTTAAATAGAGAATATTTAGCGTCAAAGATTTTTAGTGATAAAACCTTGCTGTCTCAAATGAATGCTGTTGTTCACCCAAAGGTAGCTTCACATTTTAAACGTTGGTTAAAAAAACAAGATACACCATACGTAATTAAAGAAGCTGCAATAATTTTTGAAAATAGCTTAGAACACCAATACGATTATATTATTACCGTAATTGCAGATAAAAATTTGAGAATAGAACGCGTTATGCAACGCGATAACACTTCAAAAGAGAAGGTGGAATCTATTATTCGTAATCAACTCTCTGATGAAGACAAGATTAAAAAATCTCATTTTGTCATTAAAAATAATAATTTGGAGGAGGCCCAGAAACAAGCACAGGATATACACCAAACATTACTTCAAAAAACTAAGCAGCAATGA
- a CDS encoding response regulator transcription factor, with translation MEEQNKKILLVEDDPNFGTVLKDYLMMNDYDVVHAKNGMEGFEKFKKDDFDLCILDVMMPYKDGFTLAKEIREKNTDVPIIFLTAKAMKEDVLKGYKVGADDYLNKPFDSEVLLMKIKAIMQRKATDSVADSKQFEFKIGRFDLNSKLRFLKFDGGEPTKLSPKENELLRLLALHENDLMPRELALTKIWRDDNYFTSRSMDVYIAKLRKYLKPDPKVEILNIHGEGFRLVVNDKES, from the coding sequence ATGGAAGAACAAAACAAAAAAATTCTTTTGGTAGAAGACGATCCAAACTTTGGAACTGTTTTAAAAGATTATTTAATGATGAACGATTACGACGTTGTCCATGCCAAAAATGGAATGGAAGGTTTTGAAAAGTTCAAAAAAGACGATTTCGATCTTTGCATCTTAGATGTAATGATGCCATACAAGGACGGCTTTACACTAGCAAAAGAAATTAGAGAAAAAAATACAGATGTGCCAATAATATTTTTAACGGCTAAAGCAATGAAAGAAGATGTGCTTAAGGGTTACAAGGTAGGCGCAGACGACTATCTCAATAAACCTTTTGATAGCGAGGTGCTTTTAATGAAAATTAAAGCCATAATGCAACGCAAAGCAACAGACTCTGTTGCAGATAGCAAGCAGTTTGAGTTTAAGATTGGACGTTTTGATCTCAATTCTAAACTTCGTTTCTTAAAGTTTGATGGAGGCGAACCAACAAAATTATCGCCAAAAGAAAACGAATTATTGCGCTTATTGGCATTGCATGAAAATGATTTAATGCCAAGAGAACTGGCATTAACCAAAATATGGAGAGATGATAATTACTTTACCTCTCGCAGTATGGATGTATACATTGCGAAGTTACGTAAATACTTAAAACCAGATCCTAAAGTTGAAATTCTTAACATTCATGGTGAAGGCTTTAGACTCGTAGTTAATGACAAAGAGAGTTAA